Proteins encoded in a region of the Verrucomicrobiota bacterium genome:
- a CDS encoding class I SAM-dependent methyltransferase, translating to MGHVCHWRHAYWFDHALRRVFQKPERIAGPYVREGATVLDLGCGMGFFSLVMARLVGDAGRVIAVDLQPEMLSVLMRRARRKGVAERIRAQPCTADSIGVGEPVDFALAMWVVHELPDMARAFAQVRACLKPGAKFLVAEPKLHVNRNGMNETIRIAEAAGLKLVERPHVGLSHAALFGAAAEP from the coding sequence ATGGGCCACGTCTGCCACTGGCGGCATGCCTACTGGTTCGATCACGCGCTGCGGCGGGTATTCCAGAAGCCGGAGCGCATTGCCGGGCCCTATGTGCGCGAGGGTGCGACGGTGCTCGACCTCGGCTGCGGCATGGGGTTCTTCTCCCTCGTCATGGCGCGCCTCGTCGGCGACGCGGGACGCGTGATCGCCGTGGACCTGCAGCCGGAAATGCTCAGCGTGCTCATGCGCCGTGCGCGCCGCAAGGGCGTCGCCGAGCGCATCCGCGCCCAGCCTTGCACGGCGGACTCCATCGGCGTGGGTGAGCCGGTCGACTTCGCACTCGCCATGTGGGTCGTTCACGAGCTGCCCGACATGGCGCGCGCTTTCGCGCAAGTGCGCGCGTGCCTCAAGCCCGGCGCGAAGTTCCTCGTCGCCGAGCCGAAGCTGCACGTGAATCGCAACGGCATGAATGAAACCATCAGGATCGCTGAGGCCGCCGGGCTGAAGCTCGTCGAGCGCCCGCATGTGGGGCTCAGCCACGCGGCCCTGTTCGGAGCCGCGGCGGAACCCTGA